A DNA window from Clostridium botulinum BKT015925 contains the following coding sequences:
- a CDS encoding phage tail domain-containing protein, producing the protein MFLSEQFEYNGISSDTMGVSCISVDTSGMKESPFGIKRNIQEEQINGRDIPYFNGFEKECLTFKMTIGKINEDDLEWTFEERKKIAEWLYTDYYAPLLSLDNPEVIYYCTPIDDGSRFDNGLFHGYITVTMKCNAPYPFSPTYIEQYNHKQAISDIIEINNLSNISKYYYPEIQVHSEDTSFKLVNLTNGGEELIFNNIDKGETIYINNQMKQIESDKKDFKGNKVYRLSNFNKNWFKLVKGINRIKVVGDVDVIFRCSYPITI; encoded by the coding sequence ATGTTTTTATCGGAACAATTTGAATACAACGGAATAAGTTCTGATACTATGGGAGTTAGTTGTATATCAGTGGATACAAGTGGAATGAAAGAAAGCCCCTTTGGAATTAAAAGAAATATACAAGAAGAGCAGATTAATGGAAGAGATATACCTTACTTTAATGGTTTTGAAAAAGAATGTTTAACTTTTAAAATGACTATAGGTAAGATAAATGAAGATGACTTAGAGTGGACTTTTGAAGAAAGAAAGAAGATAGCTGAATGGTTATATACTGATTATTATGCACCTCTTTTATCATTAGATAATCCAGAAGTAATATATTATTGTACTCCCATAGATGACGGTTCAAGATTTGATAATGGATTATTTCATGGATATATAACTGTTACTATGAAATGTAATGCTCCGTATCCATTCTCACCTACATATATTGAACAATATAATCATAAACAAGCCATAAGTGATATTATAGAAATCAATAATTTAAGCAATATATCTAAATATTATTATCCTGAGATCCAAGTACATAGTGAAGATACAAGTTTTAAACTAGTAAATTTAACTAATGGTGGTGAAGAACTTATCTTTAACAATATAGACAAAGGAGAAACTATATACATTAATAATCAAATGAAACAAATAGAGTCTGATAAGAAAGATTTCAAAGGTAATAAAGTATATAGATTGTCTAACTTTAATAAAAATTGGTTTAAGTTAGTTAAGGGGATAAATAGAATTAAGGTGGTAGGGGATGTGGATGTTATATTCAGATGTTCTTATCCAATTACAATATAA
- a CDS encoding type II toxin-antitoxin system death-on-curing family toxin translates to MIIETLDKEDIFLIHQQTIEEFGGELGHFDNTDGKVQSILSQQYPSFGYEKYPTIFNKASMLMYFFIKGHCFRDGNKRVGLTVAKVFLGINGIELDLTNEQAIQLTLGIASCTLRNIQIDKFIFEDLTSILEDNSYYEE, encoded by the coding sequence ATGATAATTGAAACGTTAGATAAAGAAGATATTTTTTTGATACATCAACAGACTATTGAAGAATTTGGCGGGGAATTAGGACATTTTGATAATACTGATGGGAAAGTACAAAGTATATTGTCACAACAATATCCATCATTTGGTTACGAAAAGTATCCAACAATATTTAATAAGGCGTCTATGTTAATGTATTTTTTCATTAAAGGACATTGTTTTAGAGATGGCAATAAAAGAGTTGGACTAACAGTAGCTAAGGTATTTCTTGGAATAAATGGCATTGAATTAGATTTAACCAATGAACAAGCTATACAATTAACATTAGGTATTGCTTCTTGTACATTGAGAAATATTCAAATAGATAAGTTTATTTTTGAGGATTTAACATCAATACTCGAAGATAATTCATATTACGAAGAATAG
- a CDS encoding GNAT family N-acetyltransferase: protein MELTIERIDDKHFLPIGDFQCKIEDKPMESFLKCEAITCDRMGEGNTFLLVGEDDVIGYYTIKCNAMQFRVDNMNKVYPAIEISRLAVDYRYERQGYGSAILNYILESIYELKKEVGIKYVMLFSVPSAISFYKDKFKFLEFPEDVNILPAWELDGCKGMYAVLE, encoded by the coding sequence ATGGAATTAACAATAGAAAGAATAGATGATAAACATTTTTTACCCATTGGCGATTTTCAATGTAAAATAGAAGACAAGCCTATGGAGAGTTTTTTAAAATGTGAGGCTATAACGTGTGATAGAATGGGTGAAGGAAACACCTTTCTTTTAGTGGGTGAAGATGATGTAATAGGTTACTATACAATAAAATGCAATGCTATGCAATTTCGTGTTGACAATATGAATAAAGTTTATCCCGCTATAGAGATCTCAAGGTTAGCTGTAGATTATAGATATGAAAGACAAGGGTATGGATCAGCAATACTTAACTATATTTTAGAATCTATATATGAGTTAAAGAAAGAAGTAGGAATCAAATATGTTATGTTATTTTCAGTACCTAGTGCTATTAGCTTTTATAAAGATAAGTTTAAATTTTTAGAATTTCCAGAGGATGTAAATATTTTACCAGCTTGGGAACTAGATGGGTGTAAAGGAATGTATGCAGTTTTAGAATAA
- a CDS encoding type II toxin-antitoxin system PemK/MazF family toxin, which produces MTEAKQNKHPKRGEVWYALFPFEDEPVLKPRPVIVLQENDEEIGVLSIKVTKHEPRDKFDYRIFYWKEAKLKMKSTARASKSMYLPIDMFERKKGDLHPSDLDTVEKLFHDYVLEQYTEQRIASDKQNS; this is translated from the coding sequence ATGACAGAAGCGAAACAAAATAAACATCCGAAAAGAGGAGAGGTTTGGTATGCCCTATTTCCATTTGAAGATGAACCTGTATTAAAACCACGTCCTGTTATTGTGCTACAAGAAAATGATGAAGAGATAGGTGTGTTAAGCATTAAAGTGACTAAACATGAACCTAGAGATAAATTTGATTATAGAATATTTTATTGGAAAGAGGCTAAACTGAAAATGAAATCCACAGCTAGAGCTTCTAAAAGTATGTATTTACCTATAGATATGTTCGAGAGAAAGAAAGGGGATTTGCATCCCAGTGACTTAGATACAGTTGAAAAGTTATTCCACGATTATGTGTTAGAACAATATACAGAACAAAGAATTGCTTCAGACAAACAAAACTCCTAG
- a CDS encoding type II toxin-antitoxin system PemK/MazF family toxin, with protein sequence MADIKDIYIVRIYYEDKIEKAKNRPIIIINKNVTDKETSYTISEITSAKPKDPPRHFDKFKEPIVKWKEAGLDKMSFVKVNKLYKIPSNKLYKKIGVMTDEDFDKVINRIVKQHF encoded by the coding sequence ATGGCAGATATTAAAGATATTTATATAGTTCGTATTTATTATGAAGATAAAATTGAGAAAGCAAAAAACAGACCTATCATAATAATTAATAAAAATGTAACTGATAAAGAAACTTCGTACACTATTTCTGAAATAACTAGTGCAAAACCTAAAGACCCACCAAGACACTTTGATAAGTTCAAAGAACCTATAGTTAAGTGGAAAGAAGCTGGGCTTGATAAAATGTCATTTGTAAAAGTCAATAAATTGTACAAGATTCCATCTAATAAATTGTATAAAAAGATTGGTGTTATGACAGATGAGGATTTTGATAAAGTTATCAATAGAATTGTCAAACAACATTTTTAA
- a CDS encoding phage tail tape measure protein, with protein sequence MAETYGIQLGVEFNFEEAKQNLNKIINDLQKDCKLNIKLENVNFDKIINDYKNLQRQLQSNGIKLNTNGLEEIDKVSNRIAQANDSSRKIIYNQERERLRTITDTQKKIEQIITGSNETIAQQQGRMNRLNGQQYEQIWLRALKEKEQKAIQSEERIAQAEQKRIQKLGQERGFASSGMFSDDTYIKAQIQSIYGADASIKNYKRSLDSAGNSQIKMTVATQSTNNQIKEYGVTIDRNTQKIYQNSEAIKVNNKHIASAFERMGNSIKQAVSMAVTMGSMYKGVQKCYEAVQVLISLDQQMVQVREITGMTQQQTDKLMQSYSKMSVNLATTLTDMSKLTVELTRQGLAIDETNKRMQIFSKFNKVINGDINQSTELMTAGINSLQVDAQELSDVLVKVGAVSGTSAQEVGAIIQKSGAMAKEGKISLQELATMGAIVSEKTRESGKVLPS encoded by the coding sequence ATGGCTGAAACATATGGTATTCAATTAGGCGTAGAGTTTAATTTTGAAGAAGCAAAACAAAATTTGAACAAAATAATTAATGACTTACAAAAAGATTGTAAATTAAACATTAAATTAGAAAATGTTAATTTTGATAAGATTATAAATGATTATAAAAATTTACAAAGACAATTACAATCTAACGGAATTAAGTTAAATACAAATGGCCTTGAAGAAATAGATAAAGTATCTAATAGAATTGCACAGGCTAATGATTCATCTAGAAAAATAATTTATAATCAAGAACGAGAAAGATTAAGAACCATAACTGATACGCAAAAGAAAATAGAACAAATAATAACTGGTAGTAACGAAACTATAGCTCAGCAACAAGGTAGAATGAATAGATTAAATGGCCAACAGTATGAACAAATTTGGCTTAGAGCATTAAAAGAGAAGGAACAAAAGGCTATACAATCTGAAGAAAGAATAGCACAAGCTGAACAGAAGAGAATACAAAAACTAGGACAAGAAAGAGGATTTGCTTCTAGTGGAATGTTTAGTGATGATACTTATATAAAAGCACAAATTCAATCTATATATGGAGCAGATGCTTCAATTAAAAATTATAAGCGTTCTTTAGATAGTGCGGGAAATTCACAGATAAAAATGACTGTAGCAACTCAAAGTACTAATAATCAGATAAAAGAATATGGAGTAACCATAGACAGAAATACTCAAAAGATATACCAAAATAGTGAAGCCATAAAAGTAAATAACAAGCATATAGCTAGTGCATTTGAAAGAATGGGTAATAGCATTAAACAAGCAGTTTCTATGGCTGTAACCATGGGGTCAATGTATAAAGGAGTTCAAAAGTGTTATGAGGCTGTACAAGTGTTAATATCGTTAGATCAACAAATGGTTCAAGTACGAGAAATAACTGGAATGACACAACAGCAAACAGATAAATTAATGCAGTCATACTCTAAAATGAGTGTAAATTTAGCTACTACATTAACAGATATGTCTAAATTAACAGTTGAACTAACAAGGCAAGGGTTAGCTATAGATGAAACAAACAAAAGAATGCAGATTTTCAGTAAGTTTAATAAAGTTATTAATGGAGACATAAACCAATCAACTGAATTAATGACGGCAGGTATTAACTCATTACAAGTGGATGCACAAGAACTTTCGGATGTATTGGTAAAAGTAGGAGCCGTGTCTGGTACAAGTGCCCAAGAAGTAGGAGCTATAATTCAGAAATCTGGTGCAATGGCTAAAGAAGGAAAAATTTCACTTCAAGAATTGGCAACAATGGGTGCGATAGTTTCAGAGAAAACAAGAGAAAGTGGTAAAGTTTTGCCGTCTTAG